The Ochrobactrum quorumnocens genome has a segment encoding these proteins:
- a CDS encoding iron ABC transporter permease, with protein sequence MQSAPHVRSGSFVLPASLILLGLILLLLLTFAELVVGSANVTMQDVLLAPSRPPSVAQIIIETIRLPRALAAILVGAALAAAGTVMQTILRNPLAAPDILAVTSGAQLAFVISSLLLPFAFPGFAATILGGAIGGLVCLSVGGGLQAQTVRLALAGVAVSLAFSAISSAIILTADDRASGIILWSAGILDQTGWSRIAPLAPIVFAGILLLILLGRQFDIMALGSDIASSLGLGGTVAIIGLLITVILSGAAVSIAGPIGFIGLAVPNFLRASGLIRHRVLLPSACLWGAVALLSADVLAQFLSSEGRIIPTGILAACLAAPALIFILRKVKSEASTRASILLGKMLFTRKLTLYIVLFLALFASVFAGFIFGDGIAGKQVDWSTVYSLRMPRVFIAMGAGALLAIAGLLLQATTRNPLSGPETLGLAQGAALASLLALLIGFVPGSPLFALLAAAGAGSVVLLISLLGLRLSPASIALTGLAIAASLSAFSTIVVIGARLQVAEALSWLAGSTHGRSWHDVEALAPWLILLIAAMAFAKRLDILALGHDGAQSLGVDPASTRIWAMLIAALSVAGAVAAVGAIGFIGLIAPHAARLCCGARYRHLLPVTALIGAILTVIADMVGRSIIAPNEIPAGIVTAFIGTPLFILLMRKQSR encoded by the coding sequence ATGCAATCTGCTCCCCATGTAAGATCTGGTTCTTTCGTACTTCCTGCGAGCCTTATCCTCCTTGGACTGATTTTATTGCTTCTTCTCACATTCGCGGAGCTTGTTGTCGGCAGCGCCAATGTCACAATGCAGGATGTATTGCTGGCGCCCTCCCGTCCGCCATCTGTTGCACAGATTATTATTGAAACTATTCGTCTCCCGCGCGCATTGGCAGCCATACTCGTCGGCGCGGCACTCGCGGCGGCAGGCACAGTTATGCAGACGATCCTGCGCAACCCACTGGCCGCCCCCGATATATTAGCCGTCACAAGCGGCGCACAACTTGCGTTCGTCATATCGAGCTTGTTGTTACCCTTCGCTTTTCCGGGTTTTGCGGCAACCATCCTGGGCGGAGCAATCGGCGGCTTGGTTTGCTTATCAGTCGGTGGAGGCTTGCAAGCACAAACTGTCAGACTTGCGCTTGCAGGAGTGGCCGTTTCGTTGGCGTTTTCAGCCATTTCCTCGGCTATTATTCTGACTGCGGACGATCGGGCTTCGGGGATTATTCTCTGGTCTGCAGGGATTCTGGATCAGACGGGCTGGAGCAGGATCGCACCACTCGCTCCGATAGTTTTTGCGGGTATTTTGCTTCTGATCTTGCTCGGCAGACAATTTGATATCATGGCACTTGGCAGTGATATCGCGTCGAGCCTGGGCCTTGGGGGAACTGTGGCCATCATTGGTTTGTTGATTACAGTTATTTTGTCAGGGGCGGCTGTGTCCATCGCCGGGCCTATAGGTTTCATCGGTCTTGCCGTTCCGAATTTTTTACGTGCGAGCGGCTTGATCAGGCATCGTGTGCTTTTGCCTTCTGCATGTCTTTGGGGTGCGGTCGCATTATTGAGCGCTGATGTCCTTGCTCAATTTTTGAGTAGTGAAGGCAGGATAATACCCACCGGAATTCTCGCCGCATGTCTTGCTGCTCCCGCTTTGATTTTTATCCTTCGAAAGGTAAAAAGCGAAGCGAGCACCCGCGCCAGCATCCTTTTGGGAAAAATGCTGTTTACGCGAAAACTGACTCTTTACATCGTTCTCTTCTTAGCTCTTTTCGCATCTGTGTTTGCAGGTTTCATCTTTGGTGATGGTATCGCTGGCAAACAAGTCGACTGGAGCACGGTCTATTCGTTGCGAATGCCCCGAGTGTTTATAGCGATGGGCGCCGGCGCATTGTTGGCAATCGCAGGCCTGTTGCTTCAGGCCACTACGCGGAATCCTTTGTCAGGGCCCGAAACTCTCGGACTTGCTCAAGGGGCCGCCCTTGCAAGCCTTTTGGCACTCCTGATCGGCTTTGTGCCTGGAAGCCCGCTCTTTGCTTTGCTTGCAGCTGCAGGTGCGGGTAGCGTTGTTCTCTTGATATCCTTGCTCGGGCTTCGCCTCTCGCCTGCGAGCATCGCATTGACCGGGCTTGCAATCGCCGCCAGTCTTTCGGCCTTTAGCACAATCGTCGTCATTGGAGCCAGGCTACAGGTTGCAGAAGCACTTTCCTGGCTCGCTGGCTCCACGCATGGCCGCAGTTGGCATGATGTTGAAGCACTCGCCCCCTGGCTCATTCTTCTTATTGCAGCAATGGCCTTTGCAAAGCGGCTCGATATACTCGCACTTGGTCATGATGGCGCGCAGTCTCTCGGGGTAGATCCAGCATCAACGCGGATATGGGCGATGCTGATAGCCGCCCTTTCAGTCGCGGGTGCAGTGGCAGCCGTTGGTGCGATAGGATTTATCGGGTTGATCGCACCACACGCAGCACGCCTTTGCTGCGGTGCACGCTATCGCCATCTGTTGCCTGTGACGGCACTTATAGGCGCAATCCTGACTGTAATAGCAGATATGGTAGGGCGCTCGATAATAGCACCAAACGAAATTCCAGCTGGAATAGTGACAGCCTTTATAGGGACGCCATTGTTTATTCTTCTGATGCGCAAGCAATCGCGTTAG
- a CDS encoding ABC transporter substrate-binding protein, whose product MVIGFSRREILVGAALAALTRSAVAQTPRKIVTLEWAETEIVLSLGLIPSGVADLSGYREWVGVENDKLADAIDVGGRQQPSLEALMRLKPDLIVTSALRHGTIASRLNEIAPTILSNESSSTSDFYEATKLSLLNIAKATDRDAAGQAEWQTFEERLSAVQKKNLNPINVVVAQPLPGIARLRIFTSNSLIMKTLAKAGFSAGIDRGNQPFGFTTFGLEELATLSSDTKLFILDETVPGELCDSAIWPVLPMVTAKQVYTIGGKIWPFGSTRSMLRLVERTINALSI is encoded by the coding sequence ATGGTAATTGGGTTTTCACGACGTGAGATTTTGGTGGGAGCGGCTTTAGCCGCTCTCACGCGTTCCGCAGTTGCGCAAACACCACGTAAAATCGTTACACTTGAATGGGCAGAAACAGAAATTGTTCTGTCGCTGGGACTTATACCCTCCGGAGTGGCCGATCTCTCTGGTTATCGCGAGTGGGTCGGCGTTGAAAATGACAAGCTGGCCGACGCTATTGATGTGGGTGGTCGCCAGCAACCAAGCCTTGAGGCGCTGATGCGTCTTAAGCCCGATCTCATAGTTACGTCAGCACTGCGTCATGGTACGATTGCTTCTCGATTAAACGAAATTGCTCCAACCATTTTATCAAATGAAAGCTCCAGTACTTCTGATTTTTATGAGGCCACAAAGCTCAGTCTTTTAAATATAGCAAAAGCCACGGACCGGGACGCTGCCGGACAGGCTGAGTGGCAGACCTTCGAGGAACGGCTGTCTGCAGTTCAAAAAAAGAACCTCAATCCCATCAATGTGGTTGTTGCACAGCCATTGCCCGGTATTGCGCGGCTCCGCATTTTCACATCCAATTCTCTAATCATGAAGACGCTGGCAAAAGCTGGGTTTTCAGCGGGTATTGATCGCGGCAATCAACCCTTTGGCTTTACGACGTTTGGATTGGAAGAACTGGCGACGCTGAGTTCTGATACGAAACTGTTCATTCTTGACGAGACTGTGCCGGGCGAGTTGTGTGATAGTGCGATCTGGCCGGTTTTGCCAATGGTGACTGCAAAACAGGTCTATACGATTGGCGGAAAGATCTGGCCTTTCGGATCAACGCGGTCAATGTTGCGTCTTGTTGAAAGAACCATAAACGCTCTGTCAATTTGA
- a CDS encoding TonB-dependent siderophore receptor, with translation MNTSSTAARDPNAKNETVGYGAHPLLKAALLAGVATIAFSAPTLAQDAGSIQLQTIEVQTSGGKGPLAPVKGYIADYSRAATKSDIAFREAPQAISVVTRDNMNDRAVQSVSEAMLYSANVNAQRFGADVRSDYFTVRGFPADIYLDGLRIPQIASQSGGYSGFVVEPYSLESVEILRGPSSALFGQSNVGGIVNIVSKQPQAEAAHEVYLRGGSFGRKELGFDTTGAINNDPRFTYRLNGMFRDSDTSYDFGKNNRFAINPSFAWRPDADTSLIVSGGYLKDDMGQAGVIIPAYGSVLPSPSGQSISRDFSDGDPRNAIYKKEIGYVGYAFEHRFNDTFTLRQNFRYSHMKTDYQNLFTGVLPTSGWNGHTIPRTNYLAQPELDAIAFDTQLESRFDTGPLSHTLLFGVDQQWQRLDNYTASASGPSQDLFNPTYDKSISKLSPTTRLLQKQYQTGIYVQDQIEAGNLRITFGGRKDFTRIDSEQTTLSIGRTVDYDQNPDKFTGRVGVAYVFDSGFVPYALYSTSFLPTLTLADTPLKPTTGTLKEVGLKYAPEGEDYSVTLSAFEAEQQNVVNRISGVYYQTDEVRVRGVELEGTARLWNRLNVTGGLSFQDPEVSESQNPAQIGKLPYTVPKNQQSLFLSYDMPLPDSMKGNLVVGGGVRRIGKTAGDTLNTFYVPSYTLVDAFLRYDLGNYRLQVNAYNLGDKKYVAGCNSTSQCYFGQGRSVVATTSVRW, from the coding sequence TTGAATACGAGTAGCACCGCTGCCCGCGACCCGAACGCTAAGAACGAGACAGTGGGTTACGGTGCACATCCCTTACTCAAGGCAGCACTTTTGGCAGGAGTGGCTACTATCGCTTTTTCCGCGCCAACGCTGGCGCAGGATGCGGGCTCTATCCAATTGCAAACTATCGAAGTTCAGACATCTGGCGGGAAGGGACCGCTCGCTCCGGTTAAGGGATACATTGCCGATTATAGCCGAGCAGCCACCAAGAGTGACATTGCCTTTCGCGAGGCTCCGCAAGCAATTTCTGTTGTGACCCGCGATAATATGAATGACAGAGCGGTTCAGTCGGTCAGTGAAGCGATGCTTTACAGCGCCAATGTGAATGCGCAGCGTTTTGGCGCCGATGTTCGTTCAGATTATTTTACAGTTCGAGGCTTTCCGGCAGATATCTATCTCGACGGTCTGCGTATTCCACAGATTGCCAGCCAGTCCGGCGGCTATTCCGGTTTTGTTGTCGAACCCTATTCACTTGAAAGCGTAGAAATTCTGCGTGGCCCAAGTTCGGCTCTTTTCGGCCAGAGCAATGTTGGTGGCATCGTCAATATTGTTAGCAAACAGCCGCAGGCTGAAGCAGCCCACGAGGTTTATTTGCGCGGCGGAAGCTTTGGACGCAAGGAACTGGGCTTCGACACCACCGGGGCAATCAATAATGACCCGCGCTTTACATACCGTCTCAACGGTATGTTCCGCGACAGCGATACTTCCTATGATTTTGGCAAGAATAATCGATTTGCGATCAATCCAAGCTTCGCATGGCGTCCTGATGCAGACACAAGCCTGATCGTATCGGGCGGTTATCTCAAAGACGATATGGGGCAGGCTGGTGTTATCATTCCAGCTTACGGCAGTGTTTTGCCGAGCCCGTCGGGACAAAGCATTTCGCGTGATTTCTCGGATGGTGATCCACGCAACGCTATTTATAAAAAGGAAATTGGCTATGTAGGATATGCGTTTGAACATCGTTTCAACGACACCTTCACGCTGCGTCAGAATTTCCGCTATTCGCACATGAAAACCGATTACCAAAATCTGTTTACAGGCGTTTTACCGACAAGCGGTTGGAATGGGCATACAATTCCCCGCACCAATTATCTTGCACAGCCTGAACTTGATGCAATTGCGTTCGACACGCAGCTGGAATCCCGGTTCGATACTGGTCCCTTGTCTCACACCTTGCTTTTTGGTGTTGATCAGCAATGGCAGCGCTTGGACAATTACACAGCTTCGGCGAGCGGCCCTTCGCAGGACCTCTTCAACCCGACCTACGATAAGTCCATTTCCAAGCTTTCGCCAACGACGCGGCTTCTGCAAAAACAGTATCAAACTGGCATTTATGTTCAGGATCAGATCGAAGCAGGCAATCTTCGGATAACGTTTGGTGGCCGTAAGGACTTTACGCGCATTGATTCCGAGCAGACGACGCTCTCCATCGGGCGCACCGTGGATTACGATCAGAACCCTGACAAGTTTACCGGTCGCGTTGGTGTGGCGTATGTTTTCGATTCAGGCTTTGTGCCTTATGCGCTGTATTCGACATCTTTCTTACCAACGCTCACACTTGCAGACACGCCTCTCAAGCCGACAACCGGCACGCTGAAGGAAGTGGGTCTGAAATACGCGCCAGAAGGTGAAGATTATTCGGTCACGCTCTCTGCATTTGAAGCCGAACAGCAGAATGTCGTCAATCGTATCTCCGGCGTATATTATCAGACCGATGAAGTTCGTGTTCGCGGTGTGGAGCTCGAGGGAACGGCACGCTTGTGGAACCGTCTGAATGTGACTGGCGGCTTGAGCTTCCAGGACCCGGAAGTCAGCGAAAGCCAAAATCCGGCGCAGATCGGCAAGTTGCCTTATACGGTTCCGAAGAACCAGCAGTCATTGTTCCTGAGCTATGACATGCCTTTGCCAGACAGCATGAAGGGTAATCTGGTTGTCGGTGGTGGTGTACGTCGCATCGGTAAAACAGCCGGCGATACGCTCAACACTTTCTACGTTCCGTCCTATACCCTTGTTGACGCATTTCTGCGTTATGATCTTGGAAACTATCGCTTGCAGGTCAATGCTTATAATCTTGGAGACAAGAAGTATGTGGCAGGGTGTAACTCAACGAGCCAGTGTTACTTTGGCCAAGGCCGGTCTGTTGTCGCAACAACGAGTGTTCGATGGTAA
- a CDS encoding AraC family transcriptional regulator has translation MRPKHAIDYQDIKRPLAVMRREYTVSMNFGWHSHRRGQLLYGNSGYMTAMTEEGAFMLPSGYAILIAPDLAHAVQTFGQTKMHSVYLEESVLRGCWEPTRVLKVSALLDASIQALANEPVLYDETGRGKHLSALILDEIRNADQRPYTVPLPAEKQLRKLCRDLLDNPGNDLTIDDWADKVGMSRRTMTRKFRQETGMSFIEWRQRLRVSHVMRRRAEGVPLAAAGLEAGYQSLSTLRKVLKTWAPHSELLPGN, from the coding sequence ATGCGACCGAAGCATGCAATTGATTATCAGGACATCAAACGACCTCTGGCCGTGATGCGCCGTGAATATACAGTTAGTATGAACTTCGGCTGGCACAGTCATCGCCGTGGACAGCTTCTTTACGGCAATAGCGGCTATATGACGGCAATGACCGAAGAAGGAGCATTCATGCTCCCTAGCGGCTACGCGATTCTTATAGCACCTGACCTGGCGCACGCGGTGCAGACCTTTGGCCAAACAAAAATGCATTCCGTCTACTTAGAGGAAAGTGTTTTGCGTGGATGTTGGGAGCCTACACGGGTTTTGAAAGTTTCGGCGCTGCTTGATGCCAGTATACAGGCATTGGCAAACGAACCTGTGCTTTATGATGAAACTGGCAGGGGCAAACACCTCTCAGCCCTTATCCTTGATGAAATTCGCAACGCTGACCAACGACCTTATACGGTTCCTTTGCCTGCCGAGAAGCAACTGCGCAAACTCTGCCGTGATTTACTCGACAATCCGGGAAACGATCTGACCATCGATGACTGGGCTGATAAGGTCGGCATGAGCCGCCGTACAATGACCCGCAAATTTCGCCAGGAAACAGGTATGAGTTTCATCGAATGGCGCCAGCGATTAAGGGTCTCGCATGTCATGCGCCGGCGAGCAGAAGGTGTTCCCTTGGCCGCCGCCGGTTTGGAGGCAGGGTATCAGAGCCTGTCCACTTTGCGAAAAGTATTGAAAACGTGGGCGCCGCACTCTGAGCTTTTACCAGGAAACTAA
- a CDS encoding glutamine synthetase beta-grasp domain-containing protein, whose translation MTKYKLEYIWLDGYTPTPNLRGKTQVKEFEAFPTLDQLPYWGFDGSSTMQAEGRSSDCVLKPVAIYPDPARTNGALVMCEVMMPDGVTPHPSNSRATVLDDEDAWFGFEQEYFFFDNGRPLGFPEQGFPAPQGPYYTGVGYKNVGSIARKIVEEHLDLCLATGINHEGINAEVAKGQWEFQVFGKGSRSAADQIWIARYLLLRLCEQYSIDIEFHCKPLGDTDWNGSGMHCNFSTKFMREVGGKAYFEALMAQFDKNLQDHIEVYGPDNHMRLTGKHETAPWNKFSYGVGDRGASIRVPHSFIQNNYKGYLEDRRPNSQGCPYQIASQVLKTISEVPTTADEALAA comes from the coding sequence ATGACAAAATATAAGCTCGAATACATCTGGTTGGATGGCTACACCCCTACCCCAAACCTGCGTGGTAAAACCCAGGTCAAGGAGTTCGAAGCATTTCCAACTCTTGATCAACTTCCTTATTGGGGCTTTGATGGTTCTTCTACGATGCAGGCAGAAGGCCGCAGCTCGGATTGCGTATTGAAGCCTGTTGCAATTTATCCAGATCCGGCCCGTACCAATGGTGCGCTTGTCATGTGCGAAGTCATGATGCCTGATGGTGTTACACCGCATCCGTCCAACAGCCGTGCGACCGTTCTTGATGACGAAGACGCCTGGTTTGGTTTCGAGCAGGAATATTTCTTTTTCGATAACGGCCGCCCACTCGGTTTCCCAGAGCAGGGTTTTCCTGCGCCACAGGGTCCTTATTACACCGGTGTTGGTTATAAGAACGTCGGATCGATCGCACGTAAGATTGTTGAAGAACATCTCGATCTCTGCCTTGCAACTGGCATCAATCACGAAGGCATTAATGCTGAAGTGGCCAAGGGTCAGTGGGAATTCCAGGTATTCGGTAAAGGTTCAAGAAGCGCTGCCGACCAGATCTGGATTGCTCGCTATCTCCTCCTGCGTCTTTGTGAACAGTATTCCATCGATATCGAATTTCACTGCAAGCCTCTCGGCGATACCGATTGGAATGGCTCGGGAATGCATTGTAATTTCTCGACCAAATTCATGCGCGAAGTTGGTGGAAAAGCCTATTTCGAAGCTCTGATGGCTCAGTTCGACAAAAACTTACAGGACCACATCGAAGTCTATGGTCCTGATAATCATATGCGCCTGACCGGCAAACATGAAACTGCGCCTTGGAACAAGTTCTCTTATGGTGTTGGTGATCGTGGAGCTTCGATCCGCGTACCGCACTCGTTCATCCAGAACAATTATAAGGGTTATCTGGAAGACCGCCGCCCTAACTCACAGGGCTGCCCTTATCAGATCGCCTCTCAGGTTCTTAAGACAATTTCCGAAGTGCCAACAACAGCTGACGAAGCACTCGCAGCTTAA
- the otsA gene encoding alpha,alpha-trehalose-phosphate synthase (UDP-forming) codes for MSRLIVVSNRVPNPDRPPSGGLAVAVQSALKENGGIWMGWSGKSSGGKEPGPLTIREEGEITYALSDLSDQDLSEYYEGLANSVLWPLCHYRIDLTDYTRRDMAGYLRVNRLFAERLLPLIEQDDLIWIHDYHLLPLAAELRQMGVKNRIGFFMHIPWPSPDVYLTLPVQAALLNAMTAFDLIGFQTEDDAENFALCLRRGGVAQPVAADPGLFRNPSREFRIGAFPIGIDVSSFSHTAQSAINNPTIQRFKQSLEGRDLIAGVDRLDYTKGLPERLKGFRRFLEVNPAWHGRITLLQITPKSRSGVAEYDALQHEVAEIAGQINGTVGRLDWTPVRYVNRAFGQQLLAAVYRMAKVALVTPLRDGMNLVAKEFVAAQDPEDPGVLVLSRFAGAAHELGEGAHLVNPYDVEAIADAIARAVSMPLEQRIERYQSMMRAVETNDVFHWCRSYLDQLATEVKAT; via the coding sequence GTGAGTCGCCTTATCGTCGTTTCCAACCGCGTGCCTAATCCGGACCGTCCGCCATCTGGCGGGCTTGCGGTGGCCGTTCAGTCCGCACTTAAGGAGAACGGTGGTATTTGGATGGGATGGTCTGGCAAATCAAGTGGTGGGAAGGAACCCGGTCCGCTTACGATAAGGGAAGAAGGCGAAATCACTTATGCCTTATCTGATCTCTCAGATCAGGATTTATCTGAATATTATGAAGGCCTTGCCAACAGCGTATTATGGCCCCTGTGTCATTACCGTATTGATCTTACCGACTATACGCGCCGGGATATGGCAGGGTATCTCAGGGTCAACCGCTTGTTTGCGGAAAGGTTACTGCCATTAATTGAGCAAGACGACCTTATCTGGATTCACGACTATCATCTTCTGCCCTTGGCCGCAGAGCTCCGCCAAATGGGAGTTAAGAACCGTATTGGCTTTTTCATGCATATCCCCTGGCCGTCGCCGGATGTGTATCTGACATTACCTGTACAGGCAGCATTACTAAATGCGATGACGGCTTTTGACCTCATCGGATTTCAGACAGAGGATGATGCGGAAAATTTCGCTCTTTGCCTTCGTCGCGGCGGAGTAGCACAACCTGTTGCAGCTGACCCGGGATTATTCCGCAATCCAAGCCGGGAGTTTCGAATAGGTGCGTTCCCGATTGGAATTGACGTCAGCTCCTTTTCCCATACGGCTCAGTCAGCAATCAATAACCCCACAATCCAGCGATTTAAGCAGTCTCTGGAAGGGCGGGATTTAATCGCAGGTGTTGACCGCCTTGACTACACCAAAGGACTACCTGAACGATTAAAAGGCTTCCGCAGGTTTCTTGAAGTGAACCCAGCATGGCATGGGCGTATAACCTTACTTCAAATAACACCCAAGAGCCGCTCTGGCGTGGCGGAATACGATGCCTTGCAACATGAAGTAGCCGAAATTGCCGGGCAGATTAATGGCACTGTGGGTCGTCTGGACTGGACGCCGGTGCGATATGTAAACCGTGCTTTTGGCCAACAATTACTTGCTGCCGTTTACAGAATGGCAAAGGTAGCCCTTGTTACACCACTCAGAGACGGGATGAACCTCGTAGCAAAGGAATTTGTGGCTGCACAAGATCCAGAGGATCCCGGTGTGCTCGTTCTTTCGCGCTTTGCAGGTGCAGCTCATGAGCTTGGTGAAGGTGCGCATCTGGTTAATCCATATGACGTGGAAGCAATTGCCGACGCTATTGCTCGCGCTGTCTCAATGCCGCTGGAACAGCGGATTGAACGATATCAATCGATGATGAGAGCAGTTGAAACGAATGATGTGTTCCATTGGTGTCGCAGTTATCTTGATCAACTTGCCACTGAGGTAAAAGCCACTTGA
- the otsB gene encoding trehalose-phosphatase, whose protein sequence is MEWTAPSLFSFPGFHYLKTDVSTNWADFSDLTRLSFFFDLDGTLLDLAPTPDAVRVEVGLQENLELLSKRTSGAVAIVTGRSIKFVDQLFPRHSFFVAGLHGAEFRFGSEKSSTYEMAHSNAERHDEWYLTARDMAKGEADHLEGVIFEDKGGAFALHYRLAPDKEEAVRHIMTAAAESAGAAYSLQGGKFVFELKPAGSDKAQALRRFMRVGPFQSKFPVAAGDDLTDEAMFLEANSMGGASIRVGMHGVGNKTNASIVTHSPEQFRCWIGRLCK, encoded by the coding sequence ATGGAATGGACTGCGCCGTCGCTATTTTCGTTTCCCGGTTTTCACTATTTAAAGACCGATGTGTCTACGAATTGGGCAGATTTCTCTGATCTGACAAGATTGTCTTTCTTTTTTGATCTTGATGGCACCCTTCTTGACCTTGCACCCACGCCGGATGCTGTTCGAGTAGAAGTAGGACTTCAAGAGAATCTGGAACTCTTGTCTAAGCGCACATCCGGTGCGGTCGCCATTGTAACCGGTCGTTCGATCAAGTTTGTTGATCAACTATTTCCTCGGCATTCCTTTTTCGTGGCCGGTCTTCACGGCGCCGAGTTTCGCTTCGGGTCAGAAAAATCTTCGACATATGAAATGGCTCACTCGAACGCGGAGCGCCACGACGAATGGTATTTGACAGCCCGCGATATGGCCAAAGGAGAGGCGGACCACCTTGAAGGTGTCATTTTCGAAGACAAAGGCGGAGCCTTTGCCCTTCATTATAGGTTGGCACCAGACAAGGAAGAAGCTGTGCGTCATATCATGACGGCAGCTGCGGAAAGTGCCGGGGCGGCGTACTCGCTACAAGGCGGGAAGTTTGTATTTGAACTCAAACCGGCTGGCAGTGACAAGGCTCAGGCGTTGCGTCGGTTCATGCGAGTAGGTCCTTTCCAGAGCAAGTTTCCGGTCGCTGCGGGAGATGATCTCACCGATGAAGCGATGTTTCTTGAGGCCAACTCGATGGGAGGTGCCAGTATTCGGGTGGGCATGCATGGCGTTGGAAACAAAACCAACGCTTCGATAGTTACCCACTCTCCAGAACAGTTCAGGTGCTGGATAGGGAGGCTTTGTAAGTGA
- a CDS encoding amino acid ABC transporter ATP-binding protein → MSTLKPMVEVKGARKAYGVLEVLKGIDLSVSRGQIIAIIGPSGSGKSTLLRSINHLETLNGGEVWLDGTQVNQPLKGQAFEKHINSVRQQMGMVFQHFNLFPHLTVLENITLGPIKLKSMIRSQARELALELLAKVGLASKADVYPSRLSGGQKQRVAIARALAMQPKVMLFDEATSALDPELVDEVNLVMKQLAAEHMTMLIVTHEMRFAGEVADKILFMDCGVVVEEGTPDALLRNPQQDRTRTFLKNYLAV, encoded by the coding sequence ATGAGCACGCTGAAGCCAATGGTTGAAGTTAAAGGTGCCCGCAAAGCCTATGGCGTACTGGAAGTTCTGAAGGGAATTGATCTTTCGGTATCGCGCGGACAGATCATCGCAATTATAGGTCCAAGCGGTTCAGGAAAGAGTACGCTTCTGCGTTCCATCAACCATCTTGAAACGTTAAATGGTGGCGAAGTCTGGCTCGATGGGACACAAGTCAATCAACCGCTCAAAGGACAGGCCTTTGAAAAGCATATCAACTCTGTGCGCCAGCAAATGGGAATGGTTTTCCAGCACTTTAATCTGTTCCCACATTTGACTGTTCTGGAGAATATCACACTTGGTCCGATCAAGCTTAAGAGCATGATCAGGTCGCAGGCACGTGAGCTGGCGCTTGAGCTGCTTGCCAAGGTTGGACTGGCCAGTAAGGCAGATGTCTATCCCTCCCGCCTCTCGGGCGGTCAGAAGCAGCGCGTGGCGATTGCTCGTGCATTGGCGATGCAGCCAAAGGTCATGCTGTTCGATGAAGCAACCTCTGCACTCGACCCCGAGCTGGTTGATGAGGTGAACCTTGTCATGAAGCAGCTTGCTGCCGAACACATGACCATGCTGATTGTCACGCACGAAATGCGTTTTGCTGGCGAAGTTGCCGACAAGATTTTGTTTATGGACTGCGGCGTGGTTGTTGAAGAAGGTACACCTGATGCACTCTTGCGTAACCCTCAGCAGGATCGTACACGCACATTCCTGAAAAATTATCTGGCGGTGTGA
- a CDS encoding amino acid ABC transporter permease — protein sequence MPTLDFSIVVPYTDLLLVGLWWTVVLAVASSILSFVFGILFALIVLYAPSVLAYPIRFFMWLFMGTPLLLQLYLIYYGLVQIGIDIPALFAGIIGLSLHFAVYNADVIRAGIVSVDPGQTEGARSIGLSRGQALRYVIIPQAIRNTIPPIGNNMIVLLKDTSLVSIIGIAELVNSAQIAISETYSPFEFYLTAAALYYLVNLVMEAGLRHIERKVEVTR from the coding sequence ATGCCAACACTCGATTTCAGTATCGTTGTTCCTTATACCGACCTTCTTTTGGTCGGACTTTGGTGGACGGTTGTTCTAGCCGTTGCATCCAGCATTCTCAGCTTTGTTTTCGGCATTCTGTTTGCTCTGATCGTTCTTTACGCGCCGTCTGTACTTGCATATCCCATACGCTTCTTCATGTGGCTTTTTATGGGAACGCCTTTGCTTTTGCAGCTCTACCTCATCTATTATGGGCTCGTGCAAATCGGCATCGATATTCCGGCACTTTTTGCAGGCATTATCGGTCTGAGCCTGCATTTTGCCGTCTATAATGCGGATGTCATTCGTGCAGGTATTGTTTCGGTTGATCCCGGACAAACAGAGGGTGCCCGGTCAATCGGCCTGAGCCGCGGACAAGCACTACGTTATGTCATCATTCCGCAGGCGATCCGGAACACTATTCCGCCTATCGGTAACAACATGATCGTTCTGCTCAAAGATACATCGCTTGTTTCGATTATCGGAATTGCTGAACTGGTCAATAGTGCACAGATAGCCATCAGCGAAACCTATAGTCCATTTGAGTTTTATCTCACCGCAGCTGCACTCTATTATCTGGTAAACCTCGTTATGGAAGCAGGGCTGCGACATATTGAAAGAAAAGTGGAGGTAACGCGATGA